Sequence from the Fragaria vesca subsp. vesca linkage group LG4, FraVesHawaii_1.0, whole genome shotgun sequence genome:
ATGATATTTTCCAGGATTCACTAATTTCGTTAATAAAGATAAAAAAGAACCTCCCAATATGGTTTACTCTAAACATTCATAGGGGAGAAAGACCCCAAAAAAAGAAAGAGCAAAAAGGTAATTATACAGAAGAAGAGCCATATAGCTTCTAAAGATGTGAAAACTCACCTGACCAGGCTCCCAAGTAAGGAAGAAGTTACCGCGACTTGAGACAGCAACATAGCTTCCATCTGGCGAGCGATTGACAGCGTTAAAAGTTCCCGTGTAGTAACTTGCACCGCTAATGCCACTAGAAACTGTTCTGCAAAAGCAATGAAGATACATGAATCTTTGTTTATCATTACTAACAATCCCCAAACAACATCTCACCAAGGAAAAACTTAGATTGCTTAATATTTGTTAGAAGCCAATATATGTACCTATTAAGAGTAGCTGAAACAGTCTCCTGAACAGCAGCCTTCCAGTTGTATCCCCTATTGGAGGTCACGTAAATCGCACCTTCGTCAGTCACCATCTCGGCGCTCTTGTCACCAGTTGCCTTTATATACACCTGCACACATTTGTAAAAGAGCCAAGACACTTACGATACTAAACTACTATCTCCTCCATTTCCTAAAACAATGCCATGTCAGCAACTAAAATAGGACGGAGAATATGGTTTACCATATCACCGGGAAGCTGAGAGCTTAGCGGAATGCGTTCCCAGCTGTCGCCAGCATCAGAAGTGTGCAACAGGATAGCAGGCTTTCCAACAATCCATCCCTCCTTCCCTTTGAAGCTTATGGCATTAAATCTGTAGTTGAAATCTTCGTCTTCGGCTGACGGAATCGACCGCGGCGCCCAGCTCTGTCCGCCGTCCTTGGTCTCCAGTAGTGTCTGCCTCGTCCCCAATAGAAAACCTAGTCCAAATAATTACACTCAAATGCTTTCAAACTCCTATAGAGGAAGCGAAGAAGGAGAGAAGAGAGAGAGAGAGAAGGCGAGGTACCGTGTTTGGGGTCGTCGGGGACGAAAGCGATGTCGAGGAGGACGACGCCGGGGTCGATAGGGAGGGAGACTTTCTCCCACTCGGAGAGGGCGGGCTCTTCGGACTTGGCCGGTAGAGCGGATGAGCCGAGCAAAGGCACGGTGAGGGCGAGAGAGAGCGCCGCCGTGTCGGAGACGAGGTGGCGGCGAGTGAGGGAGGCGCGGGGAATGAAGCGAGGGAGAGAGGTGGTCGGGAAGTGACGTGGAGGAGTGGAGACGAAGAGGGAGGTGAGAGAGGGTTTGAGGAGAAGCATTGGGTTGGAGGAGAAATCAGTAGAGAGGAGTTGCAGAGTCCTCGCCATCTTCGATTCCACGGAGTCTTTTTCTCTCTCTTTCTTTTTCACTCTCTTATCTCTCTTATCCAAAACAGACCATGATATCAACGGCTTCCGCGCGCGGGTGATTTTGAGCTTCCATGTCAGTCCACGTAGGCAGGCTTCTTACTATGAGTGACGTCACAGGTATTACACGATACAAAAGGAACGAGGAAGCAAAAGGGGATGTAGCTCAGATGGTAGAGCGCTCGCTTAGCATGCGAGAGGTACGGGGATCGATACCCCGCATCTCCATTTTGTTTTTCATCTTTTTTATCTTGGTTTTGTACTTTTAATTAGGATTAAGGATTTCTTAGGATTATGATCAAATGTAATTTAATTTAGTAGTTCATAAACTTTTATCCACTTTCTTTTCCTGGTTTGATTAAGAAGAGTATCGATTGGATTCTGATTTAAGATTAAATGGTAGAATGGTAATCTAAATTATACATTTCTCGATATCAAGAAACCAGTTGCTTTTAAGAGTAGTAAATATGTTTTTACAATAAGAGAGAATCTGATATTGGGGAAAAACCAAATCATGTGATAATAAATGAAGACGTAGTTTCATCTGTTTATTTTTTATATATAAATATAGATGGATGTTGAAATGTAGTAGAGTTGACATCTCAACATTGAAAATTACTGGTGATTTATGATGATCATGGTGTCTGTGCAGAGCAGTAGAGGGGTCTTCGGTTTGGTTATTGGATCATTAGCAATGTTTCTATTGTTCCAAGGAATTGCTTGTCATGCAGACTATACACAAGCACTTACCAAGTCATTGTTGTATTATGAGGGTCAACGCTCAGGAAAGTTGACTCCTAATGGCAAACTCCAAAGAGTGGCTTGGCGAGGAGATTCTGGACTCAACGATGGCAGTGATGCTGGAGTAGGATCCTTTACATACACATAGTGATCTTCCTACGTACATTGATACATATTAATGAAAGTTTGATTAGGTGTGTGTATCTAATCTAATAATGAACATTGTGTGCGCATGCAGATTGATTTGGTGGGAGGCTACTACGATGCCGGAGACAATCTCAAGCTGGGATTTCCGATGGCCTTCACAGTAACAATGCTTTCATGGAGCACAATCGAGTTCCACGGCAAGCTCAGGGAAAAATATGAGCTTCCAAATGCTCTTCGTGCTATCAAGTGGGGAACAGATTACTTGATAAAAGCACATCCACAGCCTGAAGTGCTGTATGGCCAAGTTGGGGGTGTTGATTCGGACCATCAATGTTGGCAGAGACCAGAGGACATGACCACCTCAAGGAATGTCTTCAGGATTGATGACCAACACCCGGGCTCTGATCTCGCCGCTGAAACTGCCGCTGCTTTGGCTGCTGCCTCGATTGCTATAGGTCGTTTCGATAGAAGTTACTCATCCCTACTTGTAACTCATGCAAAGCAGGTAACTTATACCTACTTAATTATGAAGCACTATACCTTCTAATTAATTAGATGTTCAATTACAAAGAGATCTTGGAATTTTATAAGCTCTTGTTATATATGAATTGAATGCAGCTCTTTGATTTTGCTCGCAATCATCCCGGTGCTTATCAAGACAGCATCCCTGAGGCAGGGGAAGTCTACGCCAGTAGTGGGTATCAGGTATAGATCGATTTCGCTTTATAATCACCCTGCAAATGTGTGTCATTCCTAGTCTGGAAAGGAGAAATAATTCCCTTTCTCTACCTCACTAGATTCGTTATGTACGTGATCAATGTGTCTTATAACTTTGGGGGCAGGACGAGATGCTGTGGGCAGCAGCATGGCTCCATCGTGCTACTAATGAAGGGCAGTACCTCGAGTTCCTAAGTGAAGCCGGAGATACAGGTGGAACAAGAACAACATTCTCATGGGATGACAAATTTGTCGGTGCACAGGTTTTGGCTGCAATGGTACGCATGTACTCTTCATGTCCACAACACTAATCACCGGATCACAAACAAAATTGACCTTGGTTTACTTAAAGTTAATGACAAGAAACCAATTTTATACTGCAGCTTGTAATGAAGGGAAAAGTTGATCCTACGGGGAAATGGGGGGAGTATACGAGCTATGCAGAGAATTTCATATGTTCGTGCATTCAGAAAGGAAACAACAACGTGCAGAAGACACCCGCAGGCTTGCTTTGGTTTCTGCCATGGAATAACAATCAATATGTTGCCACTGCTTCATTTGTAACTAGTGTTTATTCCGTTTATATGGAGGCTAATAAGGCCTCCATCAACTGTCCTGGTGGCGTTGCTCACCCCTCTGATCTCATAGCATTCGCCAAATCACAGGTATTTATCTGATACTTGAAACCCTAACCCGATCGACTAGCTTCTGGGAACTGGGAACAGACCAGATCTGATTCATTTCTACGTATTACAACTACAGGTGGATTACATCTTGGGTTCAAACCCAAAAAACATGAGCTACATGGTTGGATATGGATCGAATTATCCTAAGCAAATTCATCACAGAGCAGCATCAATCGTCTCAATCAAGACGGATCCAGCTCCGGTGACATGCGAGGGTGGGTTTGACTGGTTTCACAAACCTGCACCGAACCCGAACGTGCTGGAGGGAGCAATTGTGACCCCAGATGAAAATGATGGTTTTGCGGACGACAGGAACAACTACCAGTTAGATGAACCAACAACCGTTACTAATGCTCCACTGGTTGGTGTCTTAGCTTACCTTGCTTAACTGAGTCAACTCTCATGAACCAACTCATGCTCGTATATGTTTGTATCCTGCTTGTCTATCAATAAATGAGAAGTCATGTTAAGTTTTATTTACCATCTTTCGCTTGTTCTTTCATTCTTTTTTGTCGCATTAGTTGTCAATTTTCAATGTGTATGATATGCACGAAAACTATACAGACTAGCGTTATGTACAAAAATAAAAAAAATAAAAAATTGTACCGCTAACCTAAAACTGAAAATTATGAACAGAACACTGGATAACCTGGGATTCTTATGGCCGAAAAATTCTCAGAGTTTTTGAGACCTGGAGCCGACAAAATGGACACCTAGAAACAGCAGAAGAACACCTCCGGCAAAGTACATGACCACAAGGAACTATTGTTATGTCAACTTCAGCACTCAAGCAGACCCTACAGACCCAAGCTGCTTTTGCTGTATCAGCTTCTTTTGCAGCAGCATCAGCCTTTTCCTGCAAATTAGTTCAATAATATGAAAAAGAGGATTTCCTAGAACGTCGAAAGAATATGATTGTGGTATGAAATAGCAAATAAGCCTCGGCATTCAGTCTCTTATTATTACTATTTTGAAACCGGTGCCACTTTCATGAGACCTAAAATACAGATGCATTTTAGCAAACATGATATGCTGTAGTAGAGCAAAGACGTGCTTAAGCCGTTGTCACAAACCTGTTCAAGCAGAAGTGAAGTCTGCGACTCTTTCAATTGTTCTTGCAGCGTTAATGTTTTTTGCAGTAGGGACTGCTTCTCCACATCCATATAAATTCCAGCAGCAGAGAGCATCTCTTGTACTGCTTGCACGAGTTCTGCAGGTGATACAAGGCCATACTGCAGGTCTTTGCCAGCTTGTGGCTGCCCAAAGAAACCAATTTGAGTTTAATGCTTACGAAAATCCAACCAATTTGACATTGGATGAGAGTTGGAAAACAAACTGGAGTTAAAGTGTCTTCCAATCCACCCAACAAGTAAACCATGATGGTAAAAACAAAGGACAAAAACTAACTTTTTTATCCTACAGATTAAAGATCAGGACCTCATGCAAACATAAGAAAAACAAAAGCAAAACACTAGAGAGAAAGCAAAGAAACCAAACCGGGAAACAAAGAGAGGAAAAGTAGGTGATGATCCTCATTTGAAGTTAACTACTGTCACTCAAGGGTATATGGCTCTTGAAATAGTGGTAGAGTTTTCCAAGATTTGAAAGGATCAAGTATTGCAGGATCATCCGTATAAAAAGAAAGCTTAAAAACTTAAAAGAAAGGAACAGTATGCCAACAGAGGGGTACATACCTGAGAAGCTCTTGATTTGCCACTTCCAGAAGTTTCTGGCATGTCTATACGAGTTCTGCTATGATCCATTGTATGAGCATCATCCATAGACATTGGTAAACTCTCACTTCCCATTGCTACACTTTTGAACGAAAAGACATGAGAAGATAGAAGAGGCTGCATCAAACCCAGTGAAGTCTCCACCTTGAATCTATATAATGCTTGGCCAGCTGATGGTCGAACATCCTCCGGAACTCTACCATATTTGAGCTTTTCTCCATTCTGAGACCGCCATGCCACTATCTCTCCAGCGTAAAATGGTCTTAATGGATGAAACTGTACTTGATGAACATCTTGGGGTAACAGTTCTTTACCTACCAATCCATTGCTTCCACTGGTGGCTTCCATTTCTTGCTTGTCAGAACAAAGCTTCAAAAGATCAATGATTGCAGTTTCAGAGCCTCCAGGACAGATGAATAAAGATCCAATAGGTAATGGAGTGGGGGACCCTAAGACCAGACTCACAACAATTGCGATAACATCAAAAACAGAAATATACGGTGGTGGTTCAGAAACTAATATACAGGTATTAGTCCGGTTAATGAAGTAAAGTGTCTGATGCATGGATCCATTAACCCACTCTGGGATGATGGATTCCTTAGCAGCATGGGTAATGTCTACAGAATGTGGGAGGAGCAAAAAGCGGGTATGGAGGCACTTAACAAACTGCAACTTTTCTGCAACAGATTCTAATAAGTTTTGTACGGTATCCAGAGTTAAATGCTTAATTGCAGGAATGTAACTAGCCATGCTGTTCACAACCGTCCATACAGCACTCTGAAGTGACTTGCTCAACAGTTTCTCTCGGATGGCTACAATTGGAACTGATGCTATATGATCCAAAAATTCCACATGTTCCTCATGATCTAATTCCTACATCCATACAGCAGATTTTGCATAATATTAAAACAACAGCAGTTTTGCCAAAACAAAGCAAGAAAATTTTAAGAAATTAAGTTAAGAAGATCATGCTACCTCTATGACTACATCAGACAGCTTCTTTATCCCCAGAACAGTACAAAATCTCTCTGGAAGATCTGGGTGAATAAATCTTAACCTGGAAGGGTTAATGCGCTTTACAAAACGGGATCCATGGGAATCAATATACGCACAGGAATTCGCATGAACTAGTCTGCAGCTATCATCAGGGACGATTGCTGCTGATTTCCAATTGGGCCCATTGGACATGTCATCTGCAGTAGCTCCATCACAGATAAAATACAAAATTTCTAGCACAGCACGGAGTTCATTTGGATTTAGACGTTGATATCCACAGGTTTTCTGAAGATTCAAGAGAAGATCCCTTGCAGAGGCAATGGATAGCATGTCCTGAAGTCCCAAATCTTTTAAAATCTTCAAAAAGGGAAGATATGAAGACGGAAGTTCAAATGCAAATGGGGATAAGTTAATTGTTAGGCGGGCAAAAAGAAGGTTTGCAGTCACAAGGCGTGTGCCATTTGCAGCAGGTATAAATGGTACTCTTTGCAAGTCCGTTATATCTGCATAGAAAAATATATTATGAGGAATCTATTTCAAATACCAAAATATATCAGGAGCCTTAGTGGTACCAAAATATTTCTCAGCTAGTCCACATATCTGAAATGGAGTTTGCAAGCAAAGCATGAGGATTCTACCTGAAGAAGAGAGAGAATTCCAAATCTTATCCAGGTACTTTAACACCTCACAAGAAGCGTCATCAACAGTCATCATACCAGACACAGTTGGCCAATGAGCAAGTGTGTCTTCACCACCATTTCTCCCAATAATCTGAGGCACGATTATTTTACGATTTTAGCACAAGAATCATCATCCTCGGTAAAACTAAAAAAGACTAGAAGAGTTACCTGCAAGTGCTTTATTACTGTAGGAAAAGCTGGAGGGCTCCTAAGCTGGAGGGAACCCCAGGAGTAATCGGGAGGAACAACATTTTGTCTCGAAAGAATGGGAGCACAGCTCCAAGCCAAAGGCCAATCCTTTAGCAGAATAGCTTCGCTATATGAAGCGAGCACTCTCTTGCCACCTTTTTTTCCAGCAACATTTGGAAAACCAAATTCAGCAGGTATGCATTTAATCTTTCCAAGAAGATCACAGAAGTTGTTGCTGTAGAGGACAGCAAAGTTCGAGAAAATTGCTTCAATAACAGATCCAGCCAACGTCCATACTTCCATAGAAACTTCACTCTGAGAGTTGGTTAGGTCGTCAAAATCATCCAAATCTCTGGATCTCATGCATTCACTTCCAAGAAAATCCACTCTTTTGGCACATTCAAGTATTACATCTGATTCTATTGCAGTTTGCAGGCCAGTTTTCCTTAAAATTCGAAGCCACCGATCAGCAAAAAACCTTTCTCCAGGAAACTTTTTCCTCTCACCAGAGAAGACAGATGTTAATAAAGCATCACCAGGATCAAACAAATCCTTGGGCCTATACAGATCTGTGCAAAACTCATCAGCATTCCTTACAAA
This genomic interval carries:
- the LOC101292206 gene encoding photosystem II stability/assembly factor HCF136, chloroplastic-like, with product MARTLQLLSTDFSSNPMLLLKPSLTSLFVSTPPRHFPTTSLPRFIPRASLTRRHLVSDTAALSLALTVPLLGSSALPAKSEEPALSEWEKVSLPIDPGVVLLDIAFVPDDPKHGFLLGTRQTLLETKDGGQSWAPRSIPSAEDEDFNYRFNAISFKGKEGWIVGKPAILLHTSDAGDSWERIPLSSQLPGDMVYIKATGDKSAEMVTDEGAIYVTSNRGYNWKAAVQETVSATLNRTVSSGISGASYYTGTFNAVNRSPDGSYVAVSSRGNFFLTWEPGQPYWQPHNRSVARRIQNMGWRADGGLWLLVRGGGLFLSKGTGITEEFEEVPVQSRGFGILDVGYRSKDEAWAAGGSGILLRTTNGGKSWVRDKAADNIAANLYSVKFIDDNQGFVLGNDGVLLRYLG
- the LOC101291721 gene encoding endoglucanase 13-like, with translation MSVHVGRLLTMSDVTGITRYKRNEEAKGDVAQMVERSLSMRESSRGVFGLVIGSLAMFLLFQGIACHADYTQALTKSLLYYEGQRSGKLTPNGKLQRVAWRGDSGLNDGSDAGIDLVGGYYDAGDNLKLGFPMAFTVTMLSWSTIEFHGKLREKYELPNALRAIKWGTDYLIKAHPQPEVLYGQVGGVDSDHQCWQRPEDMTTSRNVFRIDDQHPGSDLAAETAAALAAASIAIGRFDRSYSSLLVTHAKQLFDFARNHPGAYQDSIPEAGEVYASSGYQDEMLWAAAWLHRATNEGQYLEFLSEAGDTGGTRTTFSWDDKFVGAQVLAAMLVMKGKVDPTGKWGEYTSYAENFICSCIQKGNNNVQKTPAGLLWFLPWNNNQYVATASFVTSVYSVYMEANKASINCPGGVAHPSDLIAFAKSQVDYILGSNPKNMSYMVGYGSNYPKQIHHRAASIVSIKTDPAPVTCEGGFDWFHKPAPNPNVLEGAIVTPDENDGFADDRNNYQLDEPTTVTNAPLVGVLAYLA